One Periophthalmus magnuspinnatus isolate fPerMag1 chromosome 8, fPerMag1.2.pri, whole genome shotgun sequence genomic window carries:
- the pheta2 gene encoding sesquipedalian-1: MKLHRKILVHYLSCPSPVDKEGYLFKKKERTGAFHRRWFVLKGNLLFYQERPADRHIGGVIVLEGCAVRTEDSDRDFSLVFEGLRTYRFCVGERWRRDEWVKCLLTASHCYLSLLLRDLGLQYEAAKHLQSCGASAQLRRTSDLVLTPPASSDPRTLTHTPALPQATPPGTGAVRPLPWKSPKLWARRNAHVTPINGPAPLSSEWPAVHFNPLQEFEKLHEYYGREVERVREEWRSFQDLSSLDFCAFPVHDVQRLVMLKDLGLSWRRWTADGAIPQYRISPGTVIPKTTAKGP; this comes from the exons ATGAAGCTCCACAGAAAGATCCTGGTGCACTACCTCTCCTGCCCCTCCCCCGTCGACAAGGAGGGGTACCTGTTTAAGAAG aaGGAGCGCACTGGAGCATTCCACCGGCGCTGGTTTGTCCTTAAAGGAAATCTTCTGTTTTACCAGGAGCGTCCCGCAGACAGACACATAGGGGGCGTTATCGTCCTGGAGGGCTGTGCTGTCCGGACTGAGGACTCGGACCGGGACTTCAGCCTGGTCTTTGAGGGACTCCGCACCTACAG gTTCTGTGTGGGCGAGCGTTGGCGTAGAGATGAGTGGGTCAAATGCCTCCTGACCGCGTCCCACTGTTACCTGTCTCTGCTGCTACGGGACCTGGGGCTTCAGTACGAGG CAGCCAAACACCTTCAGAGCTGTGGTGCTTCAGCCCAGTTGAGGAGGACCAGTGACCTTGTGCTGACCCCGCCCGCCTCCTCTGACCCCAGGACTCTAACCCACACCCCCGCACTCCCCCAAGCCACACCCCCAGGCACCGGCGCGGTCAGGCCCCTCCCCTGGAAGTCGCCCAAACTCTGGGCACGACGCAACGCCCACGTGACCCCCATCAACGGCCCCGCCCCCCTGTCCAGCGAGTGGCCGGCGGTCCACTTCAACCCACTGCAAGAGTTTGAGAAGCTCCATGAGTACTACggaagagaggtggagagggtgagggaggagtggagg TCCTTTCAGGATCTCAGTAGTCTGGATTTTTGCGCTTTCCCAGTCCATGATGTTCAGAGACTTGTGATGCTCAAGGACCTGGGACTGTCCTGGAGACgctggactgcagatggcgctattCCCCAGTACAG AATTTCTCCAGGGACGGTTATACCAAAGACAACAGCCAAGGGCCCATAA